One segment of Leptospiraceae bacterium DNA contains the following:
- a CDS encoding SulP family inorganic anion transporter produces MENRNVPKDGIAGLKENWKSDILSGFTIFLIALPLCIGIAIASGAPPMAGLFAGIVGGMVASFLGGSYVNINGPAAGLIAVIVNSINVLGGGDAKLGFELTLAAIAIAGVFQVILGLLKAGNLTVYFPGSVIHGMMAAIGIIIIVKQFNVFLGVTPTAKSILGLIIEIPHSLTKLNPEIAFIGVVGILILILLPMIKVNWVKKIPGPLLVVIVAVGIGMVFDLEDKHTFTFLQESYEVGPNNLVNLPAHISDGFTSPNFSQVFTFNFFLMMITIMLVGSIESLLTSAAVDKIDPYKRTSNMDRELISKGAGNFLLGMIGGIPIIAEVVRSSANVNNGAKTKWSNFFHGLFLLVFISLFPELLHRIPLSALAAILIMVGFKLASPKAFIHSYEKGVDQLLVFVTTIVLTLVEDLLIGVAAGIFVEILIMLYHGVSFKNIFKADFTVESKDNTHFVTIRRNLVFSNYLSIKTALYSLPIGGSVTIALVDVEVVGHAALEYLADFILYYEDRGGKVIVEGLDKLTPLSGHPQATRKLVTK; encoded by the coding sequence ATGGAAAACAGGAATGTACCAAAAGATGGTATTGCAGGTTTAAAAGAAAATTGGAAGTCAGATATTCTATCCGGTTTTACAATTTTTTTAATCGCGTTGCCTCTTTGTATTGGCATTGCAATTGCTTCCGGTGCTCCTCCCATGGCCGGTCTTTTTGCTGGAATTGTAGGTGGGATGGTTGCATCTTTTCTCGGCGGTTCGTATGTAAATATCAATGGACCCGCTGCTGGATTAATTGCAGTTATTGTTAATTCCATAAATGTACTTGGCGGAGGCGATGCCAAATTAGGATTTGAACTTACGTTAGCCGCTATTGCAATTGCTGGTGTATTTCAAGTTATTTTGGGATTATTAAAAGCAGGGAATCTTACAGTTTATTTTCCTGGTTCAGTCATTCATGGAATGATGGCAGCTATCGGGATTATCATTATTGTGAAACAATTCAATGTTTTCCTCGGAGTAACTCCGACAGCCAAATCAATATTAGGCCTAATAATTGAGATTCCTCATAGTTTAACAAAATTAAATCCAGAGATTGCATTTATTGGAGTAGTCGGAATTTTAATATTGATTTTGTTACCAATGATAAAAGTAAATTGGGTCAAAAAAATTCCAGGACCCTTATTAGTAGTAATTGTCGCAGTTGGAATTGGAATGGTTTTTGATTTGGAAGACAAACATACTTTTACATTTTTACAAGAAAGTTATGAAGTTGGACCAAACAACTTAGTCAATTTGCCTGCCCATATTTCCGATGGATTTACTTCCCCGAATTTTTCGCAAGTATTTACATTTAATTTTTTTCTTATGATGATTACGATTATGTTAGTTGGCAGCATCGAATCTTTATTAACCTCTGCTGCTGTAGATAAAATAGATCCATACAAAAGAACAAGCAATATGGATAGAGAGTTAATCTCAAAAGGGGCAGGAAACTTTCTGTTAGGCATGATAGGAGGTATTCCAATTATTGCAGAAGTAGTAAGAAGTTCGGCTAACGTAAATAATGGTGCAAAGACAAAATGGTCTAACTTTTTCCATGGATTATTTTTATTAGTATTCATCTCTTTATTTCCTGAATTATTACATCGAATTCCGCTTTCAGCGTTAGCTGCTATACTTATAATGGTGGGATTTAAGTTAGCATCTCCGAAAGCATTTATTCATTCTTATGAAAAAGGCGTTGATCAGTTGTTAGTTTTTGTTACTACGATTGTATTAACTCTAGTTGAGGACTTGCTAATTGGTGTAGCTGCTGGTATATTTGTAGAAATTCTAATCATGTTATATCATGGCGTATCCTTTAAGAATATCTTTAAAGCAGATTTTACTGTGGAATCTAAGGATAATACTCATTTTGTGACAATTCGTCGCAATCTTGTATTTTCAAATTATTTATCGATTAAGACAGCATTGTACAGTCTACCGATAGGAGGTAGTGTAACTATTGCATTGGTCGATGTTGAGGTTGTTGGTCATGCTGCCTTAGAATATCTGGCAGATTTCATTTTATATTACGAAGATAGGGGTGGAAAAGTGATAGTGGAAGGATTGGATAAACTTACTCCTCTTTCAGGTCATCCACAGGCAACGAGGAAACTTGTTACCAAATAA
- a CDS encoding 4Fe-4S binding protein: MGFYEIKNLFKKHVTMDFDKASPVNQNARGLPVPSKAATTGTCKNCKVCETNCPTKAIQVKSDVELTFDYGACLQCGLCVNVCPSERLENSGLVYAFTLNREEFKISYLKGDFIPKEFPTPPNVGIFQKLTKTRGFNYREVAAAGNNSVEWELGASFNNVFDCEGQMVRNVASPKHADAVLFSGPVSENMAGPLQTAWDCMPEPKALIAAGTEAISGGIFPMGKRPKEPDLFIAGDPPRPDVMINAFRFLMGQFRFAFQFALKDRISKLRETK; this comes from the coding sequence ATGGGATTCTATGAAATAAAAAATTTATTTAAAAAACATGTAACGATGGATTTTGATAAGGCATCACCTGTGAACCAAAATGCGAGGGGTTTACCGGTTCCTTCAAAAGCTGCGACTACAGGCACTTGCAAAAATTGTAAGGTTTGTGAAACAAATTGTCCTACCAAAGCTATCCAAGTAAAGTCGGATGTTGAGTTAACGTTTGACTACGGGGCTTGTTTGCAATGCGGACTTTGTGTAAATGTATGCCCGTCTGAGAGATTAGAAAATTCTGGATTAGTTTACGCTTTTACACTAAATCGAGAGGAGTTTAAAATTTCTTATCTAAAAGGAGACTTTATTCCAAAAGAGTTTCCGACGCCGCCTAACGTAGGTATTTTTCAAAAACTTACAAAAACTAGAGGGTTTAATTATAGGGAAGTTGCAGCGGCTGGAAATAATTCTGTCGAATGGGAATTGGGAGCAAGTTTTAATAATGTATTTGATTGTGAAGGGCAAATGGTTCGTAATGTTGCCTCTCCAAAACATGCCGATGCGGTTTTGTTTTCGGGACCGGTTAGTGAAAATATGGCAGGTCCATTGCAGACAGCTTGGGATTGTATGCCAGAACCAAAAGCGTTAATCGCCGCAGGCACGGAGGCAATTTCAGGCGGAATTTTTCCTATGGGTAAAAGACCAAAAGAGCCTGATTTATTTATAGCAGGTGATCCGCCAAGACCAGATGTAATGATTAATGCATTTAGATTTTTAATGGGTCAGTTTAGATTTGCGTTTCAATTCGCATTAAAAGATAGGATTTCTAAGTTAAGGGAAACGAAGTAG
- a CDS encoding ribonuclease HI family protein, whose translation MIYLFCDGASRGNPGPASIGVVAYRGNSETETVFTISEVIGKETNNVAEWTALLKGLEKCKDISEKEVKVHLDSELVVRQMQGIYKTKKPELQKIKQVVDLLRPNFTVLELIHIPREKNKKADKLANEALDKK comes from the coding sequence TTGATTTATCTATTTTGTGATGGGGCGTCTAGAGGAAACCCAGGACCTGCCTCTATTGGAGTTGTTGCCTATAGAGGTAACTCAGAAACTGAAACTGTTTTTACTATATCTGAGGTTATTGGCAAAGAAACAAACAATGTAGCTGAGTGGACTGCACTCCTGAAAGGCTTAGAAAAGTGCAAAGACATTTCCGAAAAAGAGGTAAAGGTTCACCTTGACTCTGAGCTCGTTGTCAGACAAATGCAAGGTATATACAAAACAAAAAAACCAGAACTTCAAAAAATTAAACAAGTAGTAGATTTATTAAGACCTAATTTTACCGTATTAGAACTAATTCATATTCCTAGAGAAAAAAATAAAAAAGCCGATAAACTTGCCAACGAAGCCTTAGACAAAAAATAA
- a CDS encoding metal (Ni/Fe) hydrogenase large subunit has protein sequence MSYNLFDAYEIVTGLYFNKRTSNYYKFFQTNDNLKMEVLKDVKLKDLVNDTRNPIWLLRHSLGVSAGDENYSEVNIESIKNSSERRRLELLRSSISNTEIRDLNYRGIAVNVNSDSYSHAVGPIHAGVIEPGHFRFSVTGEVTQHLNIRLGYQKRNLLELIKKKYPLAVMPFADAISGDSAIEYSTAFSQIYEEAAGIKVSDEVKLIRMILLEVERVAIHIGDLGALAGDIGYYPMLGVCATDRGVPLGVMETLTGSRFGKAAIYPGEVRLNKNLNLSVLITLAANLSNCFRRVEYQFMRAVKSSTVRERLSECGKITKIQVLHNSFIGMVARSTGLRMDMRYAEPLYQTTKYPLDLNLERENLVGDAWARFYLRFLELKNSISWLEKILPEIDISKSGRGSLQIQTINKFKPGIYYKSVEGWRGSVLVVLDINSKGEVLDAYIRDPSVLNWHALELANIGTLIGDFPLNNKSFNLAYAGFDL, from the coding sequence ATGTCTTATAATTTATTTGATGCGTATGAAATTGTAACTGGTTTGTATTTTAATAAGCGGACATCTAACTATTACAAATTCTTTCAAACCAATGATAATTTAAAAATGGAAGTTTTGAAAGATGTCAAATTAAAAGACTTAGTGAATGATACTCGTAACCCAATTTGGTTGCTGCGCCATAGTCTTGGAGTTAGTGCAGGGGATGAAAATTATTCTGAAGTAAATATTGAGTCAATCAAAAATAGCAGTGAACGCAGACGACTTGAATTATTACGATCTTCAATCAGTAATACTGAAATTCGAGATTTGAATTACAGAGGTATTGCGGTCAACGTTAATTCAGATAGTTATTCCCATGCAGTAGGCCCGATTCATGCCGGAGTAATTGAACCCGGTCATTTTCGATTTAGTGTGACGGGAGAAGTTACACAACATTTAAATATTCGGTTAGGATATCAAAAGAGAAATTTGCTCGAACTAATTAAAAAGAAATATCCATTAGCCGTAATGCCTTTTGCGGATGCAATCTCCGGAGATAGTGCCATCGAATATTCAACAGCATTTTCTCAAATCTACGAGGAGGCTGCCGGAATCAAAGTTTCGGATGAAGTAAAATTAATTCGAATGATTCTTTTAGAAGTTGAAAGAGTTGCTATTCATATTGGAGACTTAGGGGCGTTAGCTGGGGATATTGGATATTATCCGATGTTAGGAGTCTGTGCCACGGACAGGGGAGTACCCCTTGGAGTTATGGAAACATTGACTGGTTCGAGATTTGGTAAAGCGGCAATATATCCAGGAGAAGTGCGGTTAAATAAAAATTTAAATCTTTCCGTTCTAATTACACTTGCTGCTAATCTAAGTAACTGTTTTAGACGAGTAGAATATCAATTTATGCGTGCCGTAAAGTCTTCCACAGTTCGGGAAAGACTCTCTGAATGCGGAAAAATTACTAAAATTCAGGTGCTACATAATAGTTTTATTGGAATGGTTGCGCGTTCAACAGGACTTAGAATGGATATGCGATATGCGGAACCTTTGTATCAAACAACAAAGTATCCTCTTGATTTGAATCTAGAAAGAGAAAATTTAGTTGGAGATGCATGGGCTAGATTTTATTTAAGGTTTTTGGAATTAAAAAATTCAATATCATGGTTGGAGAAAATTCTACCAGAAATTGATATTTCTAAATCAGGCAGAGGAAGTTTACAAATTCAAACTATTAATAAATTTAAACCAGGAATTTATTACAAAAGTGTAGAGGGCTGGCGAGGTTCAGTACTAGTCGTATTAGATATTAACTCAAAAGGGGAAGTTTTGGATGCCTATATTAGGGATCCGTCTGTATTAAATTGGCATGCATTAGAGTTAGCTAATATAGGAACGTTAATTGGAGATTTTCCACTGAACAATAAATCATTTAATTTAGCATATGCGGGGTTTGATCTATAA